From a single Nostoc sp. MS1 genomic region:
- a CDS encoding cation-translocating P-type ATPase, giving the protein MLEELDLNTLTGLSQQEVAYRLQREGFNELPSSKQRHLLTIASEILQEPIFLLLVACGGIYLFLGEVQDALILLGFVFFIMGITLYQEQKTENALEALRDLSSPRALVIRDSQQRRIAGREVVRGDILVLAEGDRVPADAILLSSTHLICDESLLTGESVSVRKVVGNPQSQIARPGGDDLPFVYSGTLVVGGQGIAQVTATGSYTEIGKIGKALQTVAPEETLLQQETGRLVKKLAIVAIAICVAIVIIYGITRGNWLNGFLAGLALAMAILPNEFPVVVTIFLALGAWRISQKHVLARRMPAVETLGSATVLCVDKTGTLTFNQMSVTQMFAEDEFYDLNRHHQQPDLPETYHQLVEFSILASQKDPFDPMEKAFKDLGNHYLINTEHLHDDWKLIREYPLSPELLAMSHVWQSSDGANYIIAAKGAPEAIADLCHFDAAQMQQLSLQIAQMANAGLRILGVAKAYFQYTDLPGEQHDFNFQFLGLVGLADPVRPTVRSAIEECYTAGIQVVMITGDYPGTAQNIARQVGLVSPEQVITGSELEQMDDAELSRRIKTVNIFARVVPEQKLRLVNALKNNGEIVAMTGDGVNDAPALKSAHIGIAMGGRGTDVAREAADLVLLDDDFSSIVEAVKLGRRIFDNLKKAMAYTLAVHIPIAGMSLIPVLFKWPLVLLPIHIAFLHLIIDPACSVVFEAEPPEVNIMHRPPRNPKEPLFSDRTLGLALLQGIGILLVLLVVFATALYRGQGELDARALTFTTLIIANLSLILTNRSWSRTIWEMVRSYSRNVYPARMTNVALWWVLGGALVFLAFVLYIPVLRQLFRFSTLHPIDLFICFTAGIFSILWFEQLKIFYRRRRASV; this is encoded by the coding sequence ATGCTAGAAGAACTCGATCTCAACACTCTCACTGGACTTTCACAACAGGAAGTCGCTTACAGGTTGCAGCGAGAAGGTTTTAACGAACTGCCTTCTAGTAAACAGCGCCATCTTTTGACCATCGCCTCGGAAATTTTGCAAGAACCAATTTTTTTGCTTTTAGTTGCTTGTGGAGGTATCTATTTATTTTTGGGAGAGGTACAAGATGCACTAATTTTACTTGGTTTTGTCTTCTTTATCATGGGTATCACGCTTTATCAGGAGCAAAAAACAGAGAATGCTTTAGAAGCACTGCGAGATTTATCTAGCCCCCGTGCTTTGGTAATTCGTGACAGTCAACAAAGGCGCATTGCGGGACGGGAAGTAGTGCGGGGAGATATTTTGGTGCTGGCAGAAGGCGATCGCGTCCCGGCTGATGCCATACTTTTATCTAGTACGCACTTGATTTGTGATGAGTCTTTACTTACTGGTGAGTCAGTGTCAGTGAGAAAGGTTGTTGGCAACCCCCAATCTCAAATTGCCCGTCCTGGTGGCGATGATTTACCTTTTGTTTACTCTGGGACTTTGGTGGTAGGCGGTCAAGGAATAGCCCAAGTCACAGCTACGGGTAGTTATACAGAAATTGGCAAGATTGGTAAAGCATTACAAACTGTAGCGCCGGAAGAAACCTTATTACAACAGGAAACCGGACGACTAGTGAAAAAACTAGCGATAGTGGCGATCGCCATTTGTGTAGCGATCGTCATTATCTACGGTATCACCAGAGGTAATTGGCTTAACGGCTTTTTGGCTGGTTTGGCTTTGGCAATGGCGATTTTACCTAACGAATTTCCTGTAGTCGTGACTATCTTTTTGGCGTTGGGTGCGTGGCGAATCTCCCAGAAACATGTTTTGGCTAGGCGAATGCCAGCTGTAGAAACCCTTGGTTCGGCAACAGTGTTATGTGTGGACAAAACCGGCACACTCACCTTTAACCAGATGTCAGTGACTCAGATGTTTGCTGAAGATGAGTTTTACGATCTCAACCGTCACCACCAGCAGCCAGACCTACCAGAAACTTACCATCAGTTAGTAGAGTTTAGTATCCTCGCCAGTCAAAAAGACCCCTTTGACCCGATGGAGAAAGCTTTTAAAGACTTGGGTAATCATTATTTAATTAATACAGAACATCTCCATGATGACTGGAAATTAATCCGCGAATACCCCCTATCGCCCGAATTGCTGGCTATGTCTCACGTTTGGCAATCAAGCGATGGTGCAAATTATATTATTGCTGCTAAAGGCGCACCGGAAGCGATCGCCGATCTATGCCATTTTGATGCCGCACAAATGCAGCAGTTATCACTACAAATTGCCCAAATGGCCAATGCTGGCTTACGCATTTTAGGTGTAGCTAAAGCTTACTTCCAGTACACAGACCTACCTGGTGAACAACATGATTTCAACTTTCAGTTTCTAGGATTAGTGGGATTAGCTGATCCAGTACGCCCCACCGTCAGAAGTGCAATTGAGGAATGTTACACGGCTGGTATTCAGGTAGTTATGATTACTGGAGATTATCCTGGTACAGCCCAAAATATAGCTCGTCAAGTTGGGCTAGTTTCCCCAGAACAAGTAATCACTGGGTCTGAACTAGAGCAGATGGATGATGCGGAATTATCCCGCAGAATCAAAACTGTCAATATTTTTGCACGGGTTGTCCCAGAACAAAAGCTGCGTCTGGTCAACGCCTTAAAAAATAACGGGGAAATTGTCGCCATGACTGGTGATGGTGTAAATGATGCCCCCGCCTTAAAATCAGCCCACATCGGTATTGCAATGGGGGGAAGGGGTACAGATGTAGCCCGTGAAGCCGCCGATTTAGTGCTACTTGATGATGACTTCTCCTCAATTGTTGAGGCTGTCAAACTTGGTCGCCGCATCTTTGACAATCTCAAAAAAGCAATGGCTTATACCTTAGCTGTTCACATACCCATTGCGGGAATGTCATTGATTCCGGTGCTGTTCAAGTGGCCTCTAGTGTTACTCCCGATTCATATCGCTTTTCTGCACTTAATTATTGACCCTGCTTGCTCAGTAGTGTTTGAGGCAGAACCACCAGAAGTAAATATTATGCACCGCCCACCCCGCAACCCCAAAGAACCATTATTCAGTGACCGAACTTTAGGTTTAGCCTTGCTGCAAGGTATAGGGATTTTACTAGTATTATTAGTAGTGTTTGCGACTGCTTTATATCGAGGTCAAGGCGAACTAGATGCCCGCGCCCTCACCTTTACCACATTGATTATCGCTAACCTCAGCCTGATCTTAACCAATCGTTCTTGGTCACGCACAATTTGGGAAATGGTACGTTCCTATTCCCGCAATGTTTACCCAGCACGGATGACCAATGTAGCCTTGTGGTGGGTGTTAGGAGGGGCATTAGTATTTCTCGCTTTTGTACTTTACATACCTGTATTACGGCAATTATTCCGCTTTTCCACACTACATCCGATTGATTTATTCATCTGCTTCACAGCAGGCATTTTCAGTATTTTGTGGTTTGAACAATTGAAAATCTTTTATCGCAGAAGACGAGCTTCTGTTTAA
- the nifJ gene encoding pyruvate:ferredoxin (flavodoxin) oxidoreductase, whose translation MKNRTFATIDGNEAVAQVVYQINEVIAIYPITPSSPMAEWADAWASEGKSNIWGTVPTVVQMQSEGGVAGAVHGALQTGSLTTTFTASQGLLLMIPNMYKIAGELTPTVFHIAARSLAAQALSIFGDHSDVMATRGTGFAMLCAASVQEAHDFALISTRTTLKSRIPFLHFFDGFRTSHEINTIELLTTENLQKFIPNELVIAHRSRALTPDKPVIRGTSQNPDVYFQARETVNPYYLACPDITQKIMDEFAQITGRQYQLFEYYGDPTAERVIVLMGSGCETVHETVDYLNSLGEKVGVVKVRLYRPFDNQRFITALPKTTCSIAVLDRTKEPGASGKPLYMDVVTALSEAEEKLPKVIGGRYGLSSKEFTPGMVKAVFDNLAATTPKNHFTIGINDDVSHTSLDYDPNFNIEPDNIVRAIFYGLGADGTVGANKNSIKIIGEETNNYAQGYFVYDSKKSGSVTVSHLRFGPQPIHSTYLINKANFVACHQWEFLEKFPILKDIEPGGTLLLNCPYEQDEVWEHLPSTVQAQIQEKQLKVYVINAYKVAREAGMAGRINTVMQVCFFAVSNVLPKEEAITEIKNSIRKTYGKKGEQIVQMNIKAVDTTLDNLYQLEAEARRQEFVISPSSLSTSSSSPLPDFLSKIIARAGDELPVSALPDDGTYPTGTAKWEKRNIAQEIPVWDTDVCIQCGKCVMVCPHSVIRSKVYEPQELENAPATFKSTNAKDHDWQGLKFTIQVAAEDCTGCGICVDVCPAKNKSEPRNKAINMQPQLPLRAAERENWDFFLSIPNPDRRELKLTHINQQQMQEPLFEFSGACAGCGETPYIKLATQLFGDRMIVANATGCSSIYGGNLPTTPWTKNAEGRGPAWSNSLFEDNAEFGLGFRISLDKQAQFAAELLQTLTTEVGQELVDDILNNTQKDEAEIWEQRDRISLLKQKLYTISNPQAELLLSLADSLVKKSVWIIGGDGWAYDIGYGGLDHVLASGRNINVLVLDTEVYSNTGGQMSKATPKGAVAKFAAGGKAAAKKDLGLIAMTYGNIYVASVAMGARDEHTLKAFLEAEAYPGPSLIIAYSHCIAHGINMSTAMQNQKAAVESGRWLLYRYNPDLVKQGKNPLQLDSRTPRLPLEESMYLENRFKMLTKINPEVAKQLLKEAQTDVNLRWQMYQYLAARTLEISK comes from the coding sequence ATGAAAAACAGAACCTTTGCAACTATAGATGGTAATGAGGCTGTTGCCCAAGTTGTCTATCAAATTAATGAAGTTATTGCCATTTATCCAATAACTCCCTCCTCACCGATGGCAGAATGGGCTGATGCTTGGGCTAGTGAAGGGAAATCAAATATTTGGGGTACTGTACCGACAGTGGTACAAATGCAGAGTGAAGGTGGCGTTGCTGGTGCAGTACACGGGGCTTTACAAACTGGCTCATTAACAACTACCTTTACCGCATCTCAGGGATTATTACTCATGATCCCCAATATGTACAAAATTGCCGGGGAACTTACACCTACAGTATTTCATATTGCAGCGCGATCGCTTGCCGCCCAAGCCCTATCTATTTTCGGCGACCACAGTGATGTGATGGCTACCCGTGGTACTGGCTTTGCTATGTTGTGTGCAGCTTCAGTTCAGGAAGCCCATGATTTCGCCCTCATTTCTACAAGAACTACATTAAAATCACGTATACCTTTCTTACATTTCTTTGATGGTTTTCGTACATCCCACGAGATTAATACAATCGAATTATTAACAACAGAAAATTTACAAAAATTTATTCCCAATGAATTAGTAATTGCTCATCGTTCCCGCGCTTTAACGCCTGATAAACCAGTTATACGTGGTACATCACAAAACCCTGATGTTTACTTTCAAGCAAGGGAAACTGTTAACCCATATTACCTTGCTTGTCCAGATATTACACAGAAAATTATGGATGAGTTTGCCCAAATTACAGGGCGACAATATCAACTATTTGAATATTATGGCGACCCAACAGCAGAAAGAGTGATTGTCCTCATGGGTTCCGGTTGTGAAACCGTCCATGAAACGGTAGATTATCTCAACAGTTTGGGGGAAAAAGTTGGTGTGGTCAAAGTAAGATTATATCGACCATTTGATAACCAGAGATTTATCACAGCTTTACCTAAAACAACTTGTAGCATTGCCGTATTAGACCGTACAAAAGAACCAGGTGCATCGGGTAAACCTTTGTATATGGATGTGGTGACGGCTTTGTCTGAAGCAGAGGAGAAGTTACCAAAAGTAATTGGCGGTCGCTATGGTTTGTCTTCTAAAGAGTTTACGCCGGGGATGGTGAAGGCTGTATTTGATAATTTGGCAGCTACTACACCTAAAAATCATTTCACCATTGGGATTAATGATGATGTTAGTCATACGAGTTTAGATTATGACCCCAACTTTAACATTGAACCAGACAATATAGTTAGAGCAATATTTTATGGTTTAGGTGCTGATGGCACAGTGGGAGCAAATAAAAACTCTATCAAAATTATTGGTGAGGAAACTAATAATTACGCTCAAGGTTACTTTGTTTACGACTCGAAAAAATCCGGTTCGGTGACGGTTTCTCACCTGCGCTTCGGGCCTCAACCTATCCATTCTACTTATTTAATTAACAAAGCTAACTTTGTCGCTTGTCATCAATGGGAATTTCTAGAAAAGTTTCCCATTCTCAAAGATATTGAACCAGGAGGGACTCTGTTATTAAATTGTCCCTATGAGCAAGATGAGGTTTGGGAACATTTACCAAGTACAGTCCAGGCACAAATTCAAGAAAAGCAACTCAAAGTTTATGTAATTAACGCTTATAAGGTTGCCCGTGAAGCAGGAATGGCTGGACGAATTAACACAGTGATGCAAGTATGTTTCTTTGCAGTATCTAATGTATTACCGAAAGAAGAAGCCATCACCGAGATTAAAAACTCCATCCGTAAAACTTACGGCAAAAAAGGCGAACAAATCGTCCAAATGAATATCAAGGCTGTTGATACCACTTTGGATAACTTGTATCAGTTAGAGGCAGAAGCTAGGAGGCAGGAGTTTGTAATTTCTCCCTCATCTCTCTCCACTTCCTCATCTTCCCCACTCCCCGATTTCCTCAGTAAAATCATCGCCCGTGCTGGGGATGAGTTACCTGTGAGTGCATTACCTGACGATGGCACATATCCCACAGGAACAGCGAAGTGGGAGAAACGCAACATTGCCCAAGAAATTCCAGTTTGGGATACGGATGTCTGCATTCAATGTGGTAAGTGTGTGATGGTGTGTCCTCATAGTGTGATTCGTAGTAAGGTTTATGAACCACAAGAACTAGAGAATGCACCTGCTACTTTTAAAAGTACCAATGCTAAAGACCATGATTGGCAGGGGTTGAAATTCACTATCCAGGTAGCCGCAGAAGATTGTACAGGTTGTGGTATCTGCGTTGATGTCTGCCCAGCAAAGAATAAATCTGAACCGCGCAACAAAGCGATTAATATGCAGCCGCAGTTGCCATTGCGTGCAGCAGAACGGGAAAATTGGGATTTCTTCTTGAGTATTCCCAACCCTGATAGACGGGAACTGAAGCTGACACATATTAATCAGCAACAGATGCAGGAACCGTTATTTGAATTTTCTGGCGCTTGTGCGGGTTGTGGAGAGACACCTTATATAAAATTAGCAACACAATTGTTTGGCGATCGCATGATTGTGGCTAACGCCACTGGTTGTTCTTCCATCTACGGCGGAAATTTACCCACCACACCTTGGACAAAGAACGCCGAAGGACGCGGCCCGGCATGGTCTAATAGTTTATTTGAGGATAATGCCGAATTTGGTTTAGGTTTCCGCATATCTTTAGATAAACAGGCACAATTTGCCGCCGAACTCCTCCAAACACTGACGACTGAGGTAGGTCAGGAATTAGTTGATGATATCCTGAATAATACCCAGAAAGATGAAGCAGAAATTTGGGAACAACGCGATCGCATTTCCTTACTCAAGCAGAAGTTATATACAATATCTAACCCTCAAGCCGAATTACTCCTCAGCTTGGCTGACTCTCTAGTGAAAAAGAGCGTCTGGATAATTGGTGGTGACGGTTGGGCTTATGATATCGGCTATGGCGGACTAGATCACGTCCTAGCCAGTGGACGCAACATCAATGTTCTCGTCCTTGATACTGAAGTATATTCCAATACTGGCGGGCAAATGTCCAAAGCCACACCCAAGGGCGCTGTAGCTAAATTTGCGGCTGGCGGTAAAGCGGCGGCGAAAAAAGACCTGGGTTTGATAGCGATGACCTACGGTAATATTTACGTTGCTAGTGTGGCAATGGGTGCAAGGGATGAACACACCCTCAAAGCCTTTTTAGAAGCAGAAGCTTATCCTGGGCCTTCGTTAATTATTGCTTACAGCCATTGCATTGCTCACGGTATTAACATGAGTACAGCAATGCAGAATCAAAAAGCTGCGGTTGAGTCTGGAAGATGGTTGTTGTATCGGTATAATCCCGACTTAGTTAAACAAGGTAAAAATCCCTTGCAACTTGACTCTCGTACACCGAGGCTTCCCCTGGAAGAGTCTATGTATTTGGAAAACCGCTTCAAGATGTTAACCAAAATTAACCCAGAGGTAGCCAAACAATTGCTGAAAGAAGCGCAAACAGATGTAAATCTGCGGTGGCAAATGTATCAATATTTGGCGGCGAGAACATTGGAAATATCTAAATAG
- a CDS encoding beta-lactamase hydrolase domain-containing protein, giving the protein MDTVRKINHELAIAGQITPDQIQQITEDGYKSVLNLRSPEEEELLDNEKSKLEFLGLRYINLPIKFEEINHQTTLQVLQVINELPKPILIHCDNSIRSSVIALLYIATKQGITFEKALELSNNLGLLS; this is encoded by the coding sequence ATGGATACTGTCAGAAAAATTAATCATGAGTTAGCGATCGCAGGACAAATTACTCCAGACCAGATCCAACAAATCACTGAAGATGGTTATAAATCAGTGCTGAACCTGCGATCGCCTGAAGAAGAAGAACTGTTGGATAATGAAAAATCTAAGCTAGAGTTTCTAGGCTTACGCTATATTAATTTACCTATAAAATTTGAGGAAATTAATCATCAAACCACACTACAAGTTTTACAAGTAATTAACGAACTGCCTAAACCTATTCTCATTCATTGCGATAACTCGATCCGTTCATCAGTTATCGCACTTTTATATATCGCTACTAAACAAGGTATTACTTTTGAGAAAGCTTTAGAATTAAGTAATAACTTAGGTTTATTGTCATAA
- a CDS encoding DUF4340 domain-containing protein, which translates to MTKKTLILLLLALGLGGFVYFHEIRGATQREEARENQQQIFSFTQDDVQAITVKTAKLTVSLERNTQADNPKWLLKSPVSEPANDAIVSYLMDLLVKGKSDRTLTTPTNQIAEFGLDQPQANISINLKNKKTHQLILGKPDFNNQFVYAQADPNTQPNGNVNVLLVSPDFQNAVNRELSEWKQPLSTPNLP; encoded by the coding sequence ATGACTAAAAAAACTTTAATTTTGCTACTGTTAGCACTGGGGTTGGGTGGGTTTGTTTATTTCCATGAGATTCGCGGTGCGACACAAAGAGAAGAGGCTAGGGAAAATCAGCAACAAATCTTCTCTTTTACACAAGATGATGTGCAGGCTATCACTGTCAAAACTGCAAAGTTGACGGTGAGTTTGGAACGAAACACCCAAGCTGATAACCCTAAGTGGTTACTCAAGTCGCCTGTGTCAGAACCTGCAAACGACGCTATAGTTAGTTATTTAATGGATTTATTGGTGAAGGGGAAAAGCGATCGCACTCTCACAACCCCAACAAATCAAATAGCAGAATTTGGTTTAGACCAACCCCAAGCAAATATTAGCATTAACTTAAAAAATAAAAAAACCCATCAGTTGATTTTAGGTAAGCCTGATTTTAATAATCAGTTTGTTTATGCTCAAGCTGACCCGAATACTCAACCAAACGGTAATGTAAATGTACTTCTGGTATCTCCAGATTTTCAAAACGCTGTAAATCGAGAATTATCAGAGTGGAAACAACCTCTATCTACACCTAATTTACCTTAA
- a CDS encoding GldG family protein, whose product MKTIQQNKLWQYLFWLGPFLIVAGLTSGLVSETWGTLTLGLLIVGIVIIGLWLVWQSQRSQWWNRRSTQAGTNALVATVAVLVILGLINFLGSRYQLRADLTEGQLFTLSPQSQQLVQNLKQPVKVWVFDITQNPQDQQLLENYRRKGNNFQFEFVNPQNKPGLAERFGVKNYGDVYLESGNKRRLVQTLNVNERLSEIRITNGLQQIISDRTAKVYFLQGHGEHPITEGEGAISQAVQALTDKNYNSSPLNLVENPKVPDDADVVIVAGPKRGLFDNEVKALQEYLNRGGNALLMIDPSTNPNLNSLLQEWGVRLDDRLAVDVSGTGAQLGPATPIVTDYGQHPITKEFGKGISFYQLARPLEITPVAGVESTPLLKTKPYPDSWAESDLKDENLQFNADKDLKGPLTLGVALTRKLPAPSTTTPQASPTPSPTTQSQASPTASPTPSPITRGETRPAIPTASPTTPASPTPTTSPTTPTSPTPTASLTTPPTPSATVTPPTEPKPTKIATESRLVVIGNSDFVTNNIFQQQLNGDVFLNSITWLSQQDQQPLSIRPKEPKNRRLNLSTSQATLLTLSSLFALPLLGLVVAAAIWWKRR is encoded by the coding sequence ATGAAAACCATTCAACAAAACAAACTTTGGCAATATTTATTTTGGTTAGGCCCTTTTTTGATTGTCGCGGGTTTAACATCGGGGTTAGTTTCTGAAACTTGGGGAACGCTAACTCTAGGATTACTGATTGTAGGAATTGTGATTATTGGGTTGTGGTTAGTATGGCAAAGCCAGCGTAGTCAATGGTGGAATCGGCGTTCTACCCAAGCTGGTACTAACGCTTTAGTGGCGACTGTGGCAGTTTTGGTGATTTTAGGACTGATAAACTTTTTAGGAAGTCGTTACCAATTACGCGCAGATTTAACAGAGGGTCAGTTATTTACCCTTTCGCCACAATCACAACAATTGGTACAAAATCTCAAACAACCTGTGAAAGTTTGGGTGTTTGACATTACACAAAATCCCCAAGACCAACAACTATTAGAAAACTATCGCCGCAAAGGTAATAACTTTCAGTTTGAGTTCGTTAACCCACAAAATAAACCAGGGTTAGCAGAAAGATTTGGTGTAAAAAATTATGGTGATGTTTATCTAGAATCTGGTAATAAACGGCGATTAGTACAAACACTAAATGTTAATGAACGTTTATCAGAAATTAGAATAACCAATGGCTTACAACAAATTATTAGCGATCGCACTGCCAAAGTCTACTTCCTCCAGGGTCACGGCGAACACCCTATTACTGAAGGTGAAGGTGCAATTTCCCAAGCAGTCCAAGCATTAACCGATAAAAATTATAATTCCTCACCTTTAAACTTAGTAGAAAATCCCAAAGTGCCTGATGATGCTGATGTTGTGATTGTCGCTGGCCCGAAACGCGGATTATTTGATAATGAAGTCAAAGCATTACAAGAATATCTCAATCGTGGTGGTAACGCCCTACTCATGATTGACCCCAGCACTAACCCCAACCTCAACAGCCTATTGCAAGAATGGGGAGTGCGCTTAGATGATCGTTTAGCTGTTGATGTCTCTGGAACCGGCGCACAACTCGGCCCGGCTACACCTATAGTGACAGATTACGGACAACATCCCATTACAAAAGAGTTTGGTAAGGGTATTTCCTTTTATCAATTAGCTAGACCTCTAGAAATTACCCCGGTAGCTGGCGTAGAGTCTACTCCCCTACTAAAAACCAAACCCTACCCCGATAGTTGGGCGGAAAGCGACCTAAAAGACGAAAATTTGCAATTTAACGCCGACAAAGACCTGAAAGGGCCTTTAACCTTGGGTGTAGCTTTAACTAGAAAGCTACCAGCCCCATCTACCACAACTCCTCAAGCTTCACCCACCCCATCGCCAACCACCCAAAGTCAAGCTAGTCCCACTGCTTCACCCACACCATCACCAATAACTAGAGGTGAAACTAGACCAGCTATACCCACAGCATCACCAACAACACCAGCTAGTCCTACACCCACAACATCACCGACAACACCAACTAGCCCTACACCCACCGCATCACTAACAACACCACCTACTCCCAGTGCTACGGTAACTCCCCCAACTGAACCCAAACCCACAAAAATAGCCACCGAATCACGTTTAGTAGTGATAGGAAACTCAGATTTTGTCACTAACAATATATTTCAACAACAATTAAACGGGGATGTCTTTCTTAACTCAATCACTTGGCTAAGTCAGCAGGATCAACAACCCCTCTCAATTCGTCCTAAAGAACCAAAAAACAGACGATTAAATCTATCTACCTCACAAGCCACTCTTCTAACATTATCCTCGCTGTTTGCTTTACCTCTGCTGGGTTTAGTCGTCGCAGCCGCTATTTGGTGGAAGCGGAGGTGA
- a CDS encoding ABC transporter permease, translated as MGIVLSNIIAIYRRELQSYFVSPLAYAIASVFWFIGGLFLVMILLGPNGILVYVASLDVQGQQLGVPVPPIDVPAEFIQAFLDRMGWLLLFILPVLSMGLYAEERKRGTLELLATSPVTNWAVAVGKLLGVLTFFITLVLPLLLFEAIAISSSNPPMPATIPILGHVGLILLAASILSLGMFISSLTDSTILSAVLTFALILLLLFVDVIAKSIGGPIGNALGHLSLLQHYNTFIQGIFDTSALILFASYIFLGIFLTAQSIDALRFQRN; from the coding sequence ATGGGTATAGTGCTGAGTAATATTATTGCCATTTATCGCCGAGAGTTACAGAGTTATTTTGTCTCACCTTTAGCTTATGCGATCGCCTCTGTATTTTGGTTCATCGGTGGGTTATTTTTGGTGATGATTCTACTAGGGCCAAATGGCATTTTAGTATACGTAGCCTCTTTAGATGTACAAGGACAACAACTAGGAGTCCCAGTTCCACCAATTGATGTCCCGGCTGAATTTATCCAAGCATTTTTAGACCGGATGGGCTGGCTACTATTATTTATCCTGCCAGTTTTATCGATGGGGTTATACGCCGAAGAACGCAAGCGCGGCACATTGGAACTTTTAGCCACCTCACCCGTCACCAATTGGGCTGTAGCTGTGGGTAAATTATTAGGAGTGCTGACATTTTTTATTACTCTAGTTTTACCATTGCTTTTATTTGAAGCGATCGCTATTAGTAGTTCCAACCCACCAATGCCAGCTACAATACCCATACTTGGTCACGTAGGATTAATCCTACTAGCGGCATCAATTTTATCTTTGGGAATGTTTATTTCTTCCCTCACAGACAGCACCATCTTATCTGCCGTTCTCACATTTGCTTTAATTTTATTACTGTTATTTGTTGATGTAATTGCTAAAAGTATCGGCGGCCCCATAGGTAATGCCCTTGGGCATTTGTCCCTACTCCAACATTACAATACATTCATTCAAGGCATCTTCGATACCAGCGCCTTAATATTATTTGCCAGTTACATATTTTTAGGTATCTTCCTCACCGCCCAATCAATTGATGCACTCAGATTTCAGCGTAATTAG
- a CDS encoding ABC transporter ATP-binding protein, whose translation MIEVEHLSKTYGSTPAITDVTFSVEPGEILGFLGPNGAGKTTTMRILAGYLPASSGTAKIAGFDVHENSLAVRQRIGYLPETPPLYPDMTVEGFLHFVARIKGVSAGDRTSKVDAAINRCNLEDRRKVIIRKLSKGYRQRVGIAQAIVHDPPAIILDEPTVGLDPRQIIDVRNLIKSLAGTHTIILSTHILPEVSMTCSRVAIINRGKVVAKNTPEKLMTQLTGGSGYELEIEGEAPLAKQVLQKVPGVSLVESIPGDHLPKDNRAYLRVISQPGTEPGKEIATSLISSGFGLHEMRRVSASLEDVFLQLTTEEKNLATVDESAQEEGEAA comes from the coding sequence ATGATTGAAGTTGAACATCTGAGTAAAACCTATGGTTCCACCCCAGCAATTACTGATGTGACTTTTAGCGTCGAACCTGGGGAGATTTTAGGGTTTTTGGGGCCGAATGGCGCAGGAAAAACTACAACGATGCGCATTTTGGCGGGTTATTTACCGGCAAGTAGTGGCACGGCTAAAATTGCTGGGTTTGATGTGCATGAAAATTCTTTGGCGGTGCGTCAGCGTATTGGTTATTTACCGGAAACGCCGCCGCTATATCCCGATATGACGGTGGAGGGGTTTCTGCATTTTGTGGCGCGAATTAAGGGTGTTTCAGCAGGCGATCGCACTTCCAAAGTAGACGCAGCCATCAATCGTTGTAACTTAGAAGATAGGCGCAAAGTCATTATCCGCAAGTTATCTAAAGGATATCGTCAAAGGGTGGGTATTGCTCAGGCGATCGTTCATGATCCCCCAGCGATTATTTTAGATGAACCTACGGTCGGGCTTGATCCCAGACAAATCATCGATGTACGGAATTTAATTAAAAGTCTAGCGGGAACCCACACAATCATCCTGTCTACCCACATTCTGCCAGAGGTGAGTATGACCTGTAGCCGGGTTGCTATTATCAATCGCGGTAAGGTGGTAGCCAAGAATACACCCGAAAAATTGATGACTCAGTTGACAGGCGGCTCTGGTTATGAGTTGGAAATCGAGGGAGAAGCACCCCTAGCCAAGCAGGTATTGCAAAAAGTCCCTGGAGTGAGTTTGGTAGAATCTATTCCTGGTGATCATCTCCCCAAAGACAACCGTGCATATCTGCGGGTAATTTCCCAGCCGGGAACCGAACCAGGAAAGGAAATTGCCACCAGTTTAATTAGTTCTGGGTTTGGTTTGCATGAAATGCGTCGTGTCAGCGCTAGTCTAGAAGATGTCTTCTTGCAACTAACCACAGAAGAGAAGAATTTAGCTACCGTTGACGAATCAGCCCAGGAAGAAGGAGAAGCAGCGTAA